A stretch of Cupriavidus necator DNA encodes these proteins:
- the fur gene encoding ferric iron uptake transcriptional regulator, translating to MPSPADLKNIGLKATVPRLKILEIFQTSEQRHLSAEDVYRILLNEHMDIGLATVYRVLTQFEQAGLLSRNNFESGKAIFELNEGKHHDHLVCLDCGRVEEFFDSEIEHRQQSIARERGFTLQEHALSLYGNCTKTDCPHRPKR from the coding sequence ATGCCGAGTCCGGCGGACCTCAAGAACATCGGCCTGAAGGCGACCGTGCCCAGGCTGAAGATTCTTGAAATTTTTCAGACCAGTGAGCAGCGGCACCTGAGCGCGGAAGACGTCTACCGTATCCTGCTGAACGAGCATATGGACATCGGCCTGGCCACCGTCTACCGCGTGCTGACCCAGTTCGAGCAGGCGGGCCTGCTCTCGCGCAACAACTTTGAATCCGGCAAGGCGATTTTCGAACTCAACGAAGGCAAGCACCATGACCACCTGGTGTGCCTCGACTGCGGCCGCGTCGAGGAGTTCTTCGACTCTGAAATCGAGCACCGCCAGCAAAGCATCGCGCGCGAGCGCGGCTTTACGCTGCAGGAACATGCACTGTCGCTGTACGGCAATTGCACCAAAACAGACTGTCCCCACAGACCCAAACGATAA
- a CDS encoding outer membrane protein assembly factor BamE, which produces MRSIRSSAMRPTLVVPLLAAALLAGACSAYDSTSRKVANAITPYRINIVQGNFVSREAVSQLREGMTRDQVKFLLGTPLLNDVFHANRWDYVFSFRRGNTPVVQQRRFTVFFEGDRLVKFSGDELPSEYELIAEIDGMKKALKDQTPGKISTGATAAAAAPAEAQTTVENFVPRQAQQPEAAPAPAASPAAPTEAAAPAQAPKPAAN; this is translated from the coding sequence ATGCGTTCTATCCGTTCGTCCGCCATGCGCCCGACGCTGGTTGTCCCCCTGCTGGCCGCGGCCCTGCTGGCCGGCGCCTGCTCAGCCTACGATTCCACCTCGCGCAAGGTAGCCAACGCCATCACGCCGTACCGGATCAACATCGTGCAGGGCAATTTCGTCTCGCGCGAGGCCGTATCGCAACTGCGCGAAGGCATGACGCGCGACCAGGTCAAGTTCCTGCTCGGCACGCCGCTGCTGAATGACGTGTTCCACGCCAACCGCTGGGACTATGTGTTCTCGTTCCGCCGCGGCAATACCCCGGTGGTGCAGCAGCGCCGCTTCACGGTGTTTTTCGAAGGCGACCGGCTGGTCAAGTTCAGTGGCGATGAACTGCCGTCCGAGTATGAGCTGATTGCCGAGATCGACGGCATGAAAAAGGCGCTGAAGGACCAGACGCCGGGCAAGATCTCCACCGGCGCGACAGCCGCCGCGGCCGCCCCGGCCGAAGCGCAGACCACGGTGGAGAACTTTGTGCCGCGGCAGGCGCAGCAGCCGGAGGCGGCACCCGCCCCTGCGGCATCGCCGGCCGCTCCCACCGAGGCAGCGGCGCCGGCCCAGGCCCCCAAACCGGCCGCCAACTGA
- the dapB gene encoding 4-hydroxy-tetrahydrodipicolinate reductase has product MNIAIAGASGRMGRMLIEQVLNTEGVSLAGALDVPGSPALGQDAGLLLGRQTGVAISSDVEAVLAGADCLIDFTRPEGTLAHVAAAKKLGVKMVIGTTGFDEAGKAALAEAARSIGIVFAANFSVGVNATFKLLEVAARLLSTGYDIEVIEAHHRFKVDAPSGTALKMGEVIADALGRDLKTCAVYAREGHTGERNPNSIGFATVRGGDIVGDHTVMFAGIGERIEISHKSSSRQSYADGAVRAARFLADKPNGLFDMQDVLGLK; this is encoded by the coding sequence ATGAACATCGCCATTGCAGGCGCATCGGGCCGCATGGGCCGCATGCTGATCGAACAAGTGCTGAACACCGAGGGCGTGAGCCTCGCGGGCGCGCTCGACGTGCCGGGCTCGCCGGCGCTGGGCCAGGATGCGGGCCTGCTGCTGGGCCGGCAGACCGGTGTGGCGATCAGTTCCGATGTGGAAGCGGTGCTGGCCGGCGCGGACTGCCTGATCGATTTCACCCGTCCCGAAGGCACGCTGGCCCACGTGGCCGCGGCGAAGAAGCTGGGCGTGAAGATGGTGATCGGCACCACTGGCTTCGACGAGGCCGGCAAGGCCGCGTTGGCCGAGGCCGCCAGGTCGATCGGGATCGTCTTCGCCGCCAACTTCAGCGTCGGTGTCAACGCCACCTTCAAGCTGCTGGAAGTGGCCGCCAGGCTGCTGTCGACTGGCTATGATATCGAAGTGATCGAGGCGCATCACCGCTTTAAGGTCGATGCCCCGTCGGGCACCGCGCTGAAGATGGGTGAAGTGATTGCCGATGCGCTTGGCCGCGACCTCAAGACCTGTGCCGTCTATGCCCGCGAAGGCCACACCGGCGAGCGCAATCCCAACTCGATCGGTTTTGCCACCGTGCGCGGCGGCGATATCGTCGGCGACCACACCGTGATGTTCGCCGGCATCGGCGAGCGCATCGAGATCAGCCACAAGTCTTCCAGCCGCCAGTCGTATGCCGACGGTGCCGTGCGCGCCGCCCGTTTCCTCGCCGACAAGCCCAACGGCCTGTTCGACATGCAGGACGTGCTGGGCCTGAAGTAA